Sequence from the Schaalia sp. 19OD2882 genome:
AGGGCTCCACCGCAGTCGTCCTCAAGGACCCGGCCGGCAACGAGATTCCCTTCACCCTGACAGTCACCCCGGGCGCCCGCTGACCGTCACCCTCGGGGGCGGGTGGCCCTCCCACCTTCGCCGATGCTCGACCTGAACGCCCCGACGGACGAATCTCGCGAGATGACGGACGAATCTCAGCAAAGGACGGACGAATCTCGCGGAGAGGGAGGGGCTGGAAGGGTCGGGGCGGAGGGGCAGTGGAGGACTCGGGCCGGTCAGTGGAGGACTCGGGCCAGGAAGTCGCAGGTGGCCTGCTCCTGCGGGTTGCCGATCACCTGCTCGGGCGGGCCCTGCTCGACGATGCGTCCCCGCTCCAGGAACACCACGCGGTCGGCTGCGCTGCGCGCGAACCCGATCTCATGGGTGGCCATGAGGATCGTCGAGCCCTGCCGAGCCACTTCGGTGACCAGGTCCAGGACCTCACCGACCAGCACCGGGTCCAATGCCGACGTGATCTCGTCAAGCAGCAGCAGCTCCGGGTTGGTCGCCAGCGCCCGCACGATGGCCACACGCTGCTGCTGGCCACCTGAGAGCCGGTCCGGGTACTCGCGCGCCTTGGCGTCCAAACCGATGCGCTCCAACAGCTCCATGCCGCGCTTCTCGGCCTGGGCGCGACCCGTGCCGTGGACCTTGCGGGCAGCCAAGGTGACGTTGTCCAACACCGTCAGGTGGGGGAACAGGTTGTAGTGCTGGAAGACCACGCCGATGCGGGCGCGCACCTTGTCCACGTCCACACGCGGGTCGGTGATGTCCTGGCCGGACAGGAAGATCTGCCCGTCATCCACGCGCTCCAACAGATTCGCCGTGCGCAGCAGAGTCGACTTGCCGGAACCGGAGGCCCCCAGCAGGACGACGACCTCGTGCCGGTGGACCTGCAGGTCCAGGCCCCGCAGGACCACGTTGTGGCCGAAGGCCTTGACGACCCCGCGCACGTCCAGGACCGTGTTCGATGCACTGGCGCCCATCAGACCATCCCTCCCGTCTGTTCGCGCTGCTGCAACCTGGCAGTCCACCAGTCCGACAGGCGGATGAAGGGCCAGCTCAGCGCGATAAACAGCAATCCGGCCACGACATAGGCCGTGAAGTTGTAGGTGCTTGCCTGGTGGATCTGGGCGGCGCGGATCGCATCAACCGCCCCCAGGGTCGAGATCAGGCCGACGTCCTTCTGCATGGAGATGAAGTCGTTCATCAGAGCCGGCGCGACCTTGCGCACGGCCTGGGGAACGATGACGTGTTGCAAGGTCTGCGCATGGGTGAGCCCCAAGGATCTGGCGGCTGCGCGCTGGGAGGGATGCACTGCCTCCAAGCCGGCGCGCAGGACCTCGCCCACGTAGGAGGAGTAGGTGAGCACCAGTGCCACGCCACCCAGCAGGCCGATGGGAATGCGCGTCGTCGGGTTCAACGCGGGCACGCCGAAGCCCACCAGGTACAGGACGACGATGAAGGGCATGCCGCGGAAGACGTCCGTGTAGGCGGCGGCCAGGAAACGCAGCGGGAAGAAGACGGGCCCGCGCAACGACCGGGCGGTGGCCAGCAGGACGCCGCCCAGGGCGACGAAGACCACGGAGACCAGCAGCACCTGGATGTTGAGCAGCAGACCCTCGGCCACGGCGGGCAGGGACTCGATGAAGTACTGGCCGTTGAAGAAGGCCTCGCGGGTCGCCTCCCAGCCGGGAGAGGTGGCGATCACTGTGACCAGTAGTGCCCCCACCAGCAGGGACGAGGCCACGGCAATGCCGGTGGAGCGTCGGGTGCGGGCGCGCCGCCATGCGCGCCTGTCGATCTCGACCTGACTGAGGTGGTGCTCGAAATCGCCGAGCTGTTCCACGACGCCCGCACAGGCGCCGGCGCCTGTGCGGGCGTCGCCTTCGCGTGAGGGACTTTCCAGGGGCATCGCAGACCTTCCGGGAAGGGGCGACGGCCCCGTCCTCGTCACGGGGAACGAGGGCGGGGCCGCCTACCGGGTCACTTGAGGACGGGGACAGAGGCCGCGTCCGAGAGCCACTTCTTCGCGAGCTCGTCCAGGGTGCCCTTCTCACGCAGGGAGTCGACGGCCTGGGTGACGGCTGGGGTCAGCGCAGAACCCTTGGGCAGGACGAGGCCGAGCTCGTCGCCGCCGGAGGTGTCGGCGAATTGGCCGACCAGCTTGGCGTTGTCGAGCTCAGCGCCCGCCAGGTAGAAGGCGGTGGGCAGGTCCACGACGATTGCGTCGACCTGCTTGGCCTTGAGCTTGGCGACCACGTCGACCGAGTTGTTGATGACCTGCGGCTCCTTGGTGGGAGCAACGAGTTCCTTGAGGACCTTCTGGCTGGTGGTGCCCACCTGGACGCCGAAGAGGACGTCCTTGAGGTCGGCCAGGGAGGTGGCCTTGGCGGCCGGGGAGTCCTCGGTGGTCAGGACGACCTGCGCGGTCGTGTAGTACGGGGAGGAGAAGTCGACGGCCTTCTTGCGCTCATCCGTGATCGAGTACTGCTGGAGGTTGAAGTCCCAGTCCTTGGCGCCCGGGGCGATTGCGGCGTCGAAGGTGGTGCGGGTCCACACGACGTCCTCCTTGGCGAAGCCCAGCTCCTCGGCCACCGCGTAGGCGATGGCGGCCTCGAAGCCCTTGCCGGACTCGGGCTTGTTGTCCTCGACCCACGGAGAGTAGGCGGGGTCGCCGGTGGCGATGGTGAGCTTGCCGGGGGTGACGGTCTCCAGGGTCGGGGCGCTGGACTGGGCCTGCGACTGTGCGCCGGAGGTGTCGTCGGACTGGGCGCCCGAAGCGGGGGTGGTCTGGCCGCCTCCACAGGCAGCGAGGGCGAAGGTCGTGGTCAGCGCGGCGGCTGCCAGAACGGTGAGCTGGTGACGGCGTGCCATGGGAACTCCCTGTGTCGTGATGGGCGAACGGTTGGGGCGGCGAGCGGACGAACCGCGGGCCCACGACTCAAGAGCCTAGTGGGCGCCTCCGGCGGGCAGAAGGACCCCCTGCCGCCTGAGACTGCGTGAACCGTCTCCCAGCTGCCTCCCCCGGTGCGCCACGATGCGCCCACAGGCGGTCGCCAGCACCGTCACAACCGCCATGACCTGCGCTTTCACTGCCCCTCTGAGGCCAGCTCCCAGTCCTCGTAGGAGAACTCAGGGGACACCACGCACGTGGCCAATGCCACGTCCGCCCGAGCGAAGGTCCGCTGCCAGGTGCCCGCAGGAACCAGGATCTGCACGACCCCGTCCTCGTCCCCGCGAAGCAGAGTCGGCGCCGGGTCCTCGACGGGCTCCGGCCCCGAACCGCCCAGGTGCACTTCGAGGTCCCCGGGCCCGTGCCACAGCCACAATTCGTCGGAGTGGACAAAGTGCCACACGGCTTCCTCGCCCTCGTCCAGCAGGAAAAGGATCGCCGAGGCCGTGGCCCGCTGCCCGCGCGGCGTGGACACGCCGGTGGGCGCCGTCCACGTGCGGCGGAACCACCCGCCCTCGGGGTGTGCTTCCAGGCCGAGCCGGGTCACGAGGGCGGCGGCTGCCTCGCTGGGGGTGGCGCTCACGGGTGGATCTCCAGTCCGAGTTCGGGGGCGGCCCAGCGGACCTTTCCTGCGACCAGAGTCAGGATCTGGTGTCCGGCGCCCTCGCGAATGATGTGTTCGATGGTGGGCACGATGTCGGTGACGGGCACGTCGACGGCGACCACGTCCGCCAAGGCTCCGGCCTGCAGTTGTCCGACCCTGTGCGAGCCGGTGGACAGCCCCAGGGCGATGGCTCCCCCCAAGGTCGCCGCGTGGAGGAGGCGCCGTCCCAAGTCGTCGCCCTCGTACCCTTGGCGGCGGGCGATGTCGAAGAGCAGCGCGGTGTCCTCCAGCACGTCCAGGCTGGGGGAGGAGGACAGGGAGTCCGTGCCCACGGCCACCTGGTTGCCTTCTTTGAGGTATGCGGCCACGGGCGGCTCGGCCAGTCCGATGACGTCGTTGGAGCGCGGGCACAGGGCCACTGTGGTGGAGCGTGCGTGCAGGCGGCGGCGGTCCTCGGCGCTCATGTACACGCCGTGGGCGATGTGGCAGTCCGGGCCGAGAACCCCCAGCTGGTCGACGAATTCGGTGGCCGAGAAGCCGACTCCGGCATCGCGCATCTTTCGGAAGGACTCGGACTTGCCCGAGCGCCACAGGTCGGCCAGCGCGGCCCCGGCCTCGATGTCGTCCCACCTGGCCTCCACCTGGTCCTCGCCCAGGTGGATGTGCAGTCGCATGCCGTGGCGGCGCGCCAGGTCGGGGAGCTCCAGCAGGGGAGCGACCTCCAGCGAATAGGGGGCGTGGGGTGAGATCCCCACTGCGGGCGGGCTGGGCATGGCGGCCAGGGCGGAGCGCACCTGGTCCAGGCCGCCGTCCGCCCAGGCTTCGTTGGAGTAGCCCATGACCTCCCAGTAGGCGACCCCGTGCAGGCCCGCGTCGTGCAGGGCGCCGGCGGCTTCGGGATCTGTGACGACATCGGCGGCGCAGGTGGTTCCGGCGCGTAGCAGGCGTGCGGCACCGTCGGCTGCGGCGGCGTGGAAGTCCAACCCTCCGGCGTCGTAGACGAGGTCGAAGGCCTGCATCCAGTCGGGGAACCCGTTGTACCTGCCGGCGCCGACACCGGCCATGGACGTGTACTGCAGGTGGGTGTGGGCGTTGACCAGGCCGGGCATGAGGACGCCGCTGACGTGGACCTCCTCGAAGGGCAGGCCCCGCTCGCGCAGGGTGGCCACCACCCAGTCACGACTGCCCACGTGTTCGATTCGTCCGTCTCGCACGGCAACGGCGCCGCCGAGGACGCTGGGGGCCGTCACGGGGATGACGAGGTCGGCGGACCACACGTGCAGGGGTTGGCAGGGGGTGGGGCTGGCCAAAGGGTGTTCGGTGGGAGGCATGGGGCTTTCGTCAGTGCTTGTCGTCAGTGGTCTGGGATTCGTCGTTCATTTGCTGGGATTCGTCCGTCATTCCGTGAGATTCGTCCTTCAGCGCTTTTTCGACGAGTTTCACGGTGACTGGGGCCAGGGCGGGGGAGGCGCTGGCCAGTGAGATGGCGGCGGCGGCCACCGCGTCATCCGCCTCCTTGGGCAGGAGATGGATCCCGGGGGCGAGGGCGCCCTCGCCGAGCAACAGATGCTCCAGGGCAGCCACCTGCACGGCGAAGGAAAGATCCATGATCTCAATGGGGTTGCCCTCACCGGCGGTGCAGTTGAGGCAGCCCCCGCGGTCCAGAATCGTGACGAGTGGTCCGGGCCCGCCCGCCCGGTCGGGCACGCGCAGGTGTTCGACGGCTCGGCGAGGGTCCGTCTGCCATGTGGCGCCGCGTGCCACGGCTTGGTCAACGGCGATCTCCTGGTCGACTCCGCCGATGACGAAGCACAAGGCGCCGTCGCGGGCCGCAGCGAGGAGGTCCGCAGTGACGGTGTGCGGCTCACCCGTGGCAGAGACGATCCAGTGCGCACCCGGCGCCAACGCGAGGGCGCCCTCGTGCCCCAGGGCGCCGGTCCCGCAGCCGTCCATGCGCGCCTGCAGCAGACGCACCGGGTCGATCTCGGCCACGTCCACCTCACCCCCGAGGCCGCGCACCAGGCGCGCGAAACCACGCCCGACGTCCCCGTAGCCGAGCACCAGAACTCGCGTGCCGACCAGGCCCGAGCGGGCCAGTGCGCGATCCGAGTGGTCGGGGTCCAACAGGTCAAGCGCCGTCATGAGGCAGGACTGGCCGGTGCCGTAAGCGTTGTCGAAAAGGGTCTTGGAACGCGCATCATTGCTGGCCATGACAGGGATCGCGGGGCGCACGGGGGTGCGCTGCCGAAGACCCCGGACAGGCGGCTCGCCCTGGCCGAAGCCATCTGCCCGTCCCTTCGGCTCTTCGGCCCCGACCTGCCCCCGATCATCCGTCGGCACACTTGCCGAACCGGGCGTGCGCAACGGCCGCAACCCGGAAGTGGTCTCTTCCGCACAGCCGATCATGTGGTCCAGGGCGCCGGGTGCACGCCCAGGGTCGTGGGCCATTCGGATCAGGTGAGAGCCGTCGTCCAGCAGCAGATGCAGACCCTGGGCCAGGAATTGCCGCGCCAGAGCCTCCTCCCGCGCCGGGTCCGCGGTCGATTCTGCGAAGACGGTCACACCTGCCCCACGCAGGACATCGGCCACGTCGTCGCGGGTCTCGGACGCGTGCCCGAAGACGAAGACCTCTGCGCCGGCTTCGGCCAGCAACAGGGCCAGGACTGCCGTCTTCGGCTCCAGGACCAGGGACACGCCGATCCGCCGCCCTTTGAGCAGGCCACGTGTGGCCAGGGCCTGCACGGCCGCCACCGTGATGGGCATGTGGGTGCGCGCCCAAGCGATGCGCCGTGAGGCGGGTCCGGTCGAGGCGGTGGGGGCCGACTCCTGCGCGCGGTCGCCGGGATCCCTTCGTGGGAGCCCATTCTGGGTCAACGCCGAGGTCGGGGCGGCCTGGCCGACCTCGTGCGGACTCTCCAGAGGCGCACCTGCGGGGTCCACGACGCTCACCCTTCCATCGCCCCGCCTGCTCACCAGGACGGTGCCCGGTGCCGAATCGACGTGGCCCGACAGGTCCAGAACGGCTGCGAACACCGACAGGTCGAGGGAGCCGAGCCGCCACGCGGAATCGGGTGGCAAAGAGTCGGGCGACGCGACCACCTCGGGAAAGGCGCCCAGAGCGCGCAAGAGATCGCACAGGGCGCCGGCCTCGTCCTGGTCGAAAGAGGGGGCACTGTCGGTCCCCGGAATTGCGGGTATGACGAGGAAACGCTGCCCGCACACCAGCAGGTTGGTGGCGGCGGCGAATCGACGGACCAGGTTCAGCGGCACGAGGACGACGTTAGCAGCGCGAAGGTCGGCGCTGACGGGCAGTCGGCAGGTCTCACATGTGTGGCGCCGGGCGGGCGGGTGAGGAAACTCCCGCCGGGCGGGCCCGCCGGATCGGCGACAATGGTGGGGTGAGCTCACACCACGCGAACCCCACGCCCCTGTCCCAGCTGCCCACCGATGCCGACATCCGTCTGGTCGCCGCCGACATGGACGGCACGCTGTTGGACGACGACAAGCGCATCCCCGAAGGCCTGTGGCCCCTGCTGGACGAACTCGACAGGCGAGGCGTGGTCTTCGCCCCCGCCTCCGGCCGCCAGTGCTGGACGCTGCTGGACATGTTCGACCGGGTCGAGGGCGAGATGACGGTCATCGCCGAGAACGGCGCCATCGTCATGCGCGGTGGGACGGAGATTTCCTCGGTGTCCATGGACCACCAGACAGTGGCCGAGGTGGTGCGTGGCGTGCGCAGGGCGCGTCAGGCCGGCGAGGACTGCGGACTGGTGATGTGCGGCAAGGCCTGCGCCTACGTCGAGAGGCACGACGAGGTCTTCATCGCGGGTGTCATGCCCTACTACCACCGCACGCGAAAGGTCGATGACCTGCTGGGTGTCCTGGAGCAGACGAGGTCGGGGCAGATCGACGACGACGTCATCAAGGTGGCCGCCTACTGCACGACACCGATCACGACCACCGCGCGCATGGCCCTGGAGCCCTTCGCCGCCACCCACCAGTACGCGGTGTCGGGCCACAACTGGGCCGACCTGCAGGCCAAGGGGGTCGACAAGGGCGTGGCGCTGGCCGCCCTGCAAGAGCGCCTGGGCATCGGGCCCGAGCAGACCCTGGCTTTCGGGGACTTCCACAACGACCTGGGCCTGCTCGACCACGCCCACTGGAGTTTCGCCATGGCCAACGCCCACCCGCAGGTGGTTGCGGCGGCGCGGTACGTGGCTCCGGCCAACTCCGAGGCCGGTGTGCTCACCGTGACCAGGCACCTGTTGGGGACGTGACGAAGACAGGAGGGGCGCATTGCTTCGGCAATGCGCCCCTCCTCTGTCAGGCCCTTCCCGTCAGGCGTCGTCCTCGGGGGACTCCTCGACCTTCTCGGGCTCCATGGCAGGAACGATCGTGTCGGACTCCAGGTCGGCCCAGTACTCCTCGGCCCACGGGTCCTCGATCGGCTGCGAACGCTTCCACAGCAGGTAGCCGATGCCGACCACGGCGCCGGTCGCGGCCGTCCAGCCCAGGACCTTGAGGAAAGTGCGCTTGCGACGCACCTTGCGGGTCGGAGTGGTCAGGGCAAGGGCGCCGAGTTCACGGGCGCGGGTGGCGCGCTCGACCAGCGAACCATTGGCGCTCAGAGCAGAACCCGACTCCTCCACGGCGCGGTGGATGCGCGGCAGGTAGTCGTCGACGACGCGCTCGCGGACGTCACCGATGATCGGCTTGGCGCGCTCGGCAGCGTCCTGTGCGCGGTCGGCAGCGCTCTCGACCAGCGGCGTGGCGCGCTGGATCGCAGTCTCCAGGGCAGCCTGGGCGCGAGGGGCGGCCCAGTCCAGGCCCTGCTCGGCCAGGTCGGTGGCAGCAACCGCGACACGACCTGCATGAACCGCGACGGCGTCACGGATCTGGAGTGCCTCGGTCTTCAGCTTGTCGGTGTCGAGCCCGGTGTTCTTGGCCATTGGTTCCTCCATCGGTCTGCGCATTGGCTGGGGTGCGCCAGGTCCCGGCGGAACCCGTCGTGCGCGCACTTCACCCCCCATTGTGCACCGAAACACCCCGCGGTGGCGTCCGATGGTCTCGCACATCGCACTGCGCAATGGGACGATGGGGGCATGGAAACCACCATTCACACCTCCAAGGGCGACATCCGCATCGAATTGTTCCCCGAGCACGCGCCCTACACCGTCAAGAACTTCGTGGACCTGGCTCTCGGTCAGCGCGAGTGGACCGACCCCGCTTCCGGCCAGAAGACCAGCCGCCCCCTGTACGACGGCGTCATCTTCCACCGGGTGATCCCCGGTTTCATGATCCAGGGCGGCGATCCGCTGGGCACCGGAACCGGTGGCCCCGGCTACACCTTCAACGACGAGATCCACCCCGACCTGGCCTTCGACCAGCCGTACCTGTTGGCCATGGCCAACGCCAGCAAGCGCATGGGCAAGGGCACGAACGGGTCGCAGTTCTTCATCACCGTGGCCCCGACCCCGTGGCTGCAGGGCAACCACACCATCTTCGGGCGAGTCGTCGACGAGGACTCCAAGCGTGTCGTGGACGCCATCGTCTCCGTGCCGACCGGCCGCAACGACCGCCCTGTCCAGGACGTGACCATTTCCTCGGTGGATGTGACCGAGTGATCCTTCGGGTGCGGCCCCGGCGGTTCGCATCCCATTGACGAGGGCGGGGCACGCTGCGTTCCGGGCCCCGGTCCACGCATCGCCTCGCCCTCGTCACCGTTGCCCGGCGCTGTCTGCGCGCCTCGGGCCCACCTTCGCCCTCGTCCATCGGGAGAACCTGTGAGCGACCAGCCCGTCTACGGCCAGCGATCCGACCCGCGTGCGGCCCCGTCGTGTCCGCGGCACCCGAGTCAGCGCAGCGTCGACTACTGCAAGCGGTGCAATCGACCGATGTGCATCGACTGTGTCGTGCGCACCGAGGTGCGCTCCCTGTGCGTGGACTGCGCGGGAACCGTGCGACGTGCGCGGCGTTCGGCGACCCGGGGCCCGATCGTCACCTACGTGATGATGGGCCTGTGCGCCCTGGTGTTCCTGGTCGACCTCGTCTCGCCGGCGGTCTTCCAGGCGATGGCCTTCACGCCCCAGGTGGGTCAGGTCGAGCCCTGGCGCTTCCTCACCACCGCCTTCCTGCACGGCGGGCTCATGCACATCTTCTTCAACATGCTCTCCCTGTACTGGGTGGGCCGCGCCCTGGAAGAGGCCATGGGTGCATGGCGCTTCGCCCTGCTGTACGTCCTGTCGGCGGTCGGCGGCTCACTGGCGGTGCTCGTGTGGGTGCTCTTCGCCCCGGCCACGTGGACGCAGGTCACGGTGGGGGCGTCGGGTGCAGTCTTCGGACTGTATGCGGCCGTGTTCGTCCTGCAACGCAAGGCCGGCGTGGACACCAGGTCCGTCCTGGTCCTGCTGGGTGTGAACCTGGTCTACGGCTTCATGGTGCCCAATGTGTCCTGGCAGGCGCACCTGGGTGGCATGGTCGTGGGCGCCCTGGTGACGTGGGGGCTGGTCGCCCTGGCAAGGCCTCGGCCGGGAGTGACTGCGAAGGCCCAGGACATGCGATCCGTCGCGACAGGTGTGGCCATGGCGGTGGCGCTTGCCGGACTGGTGTTGCTGACCTATCGGGTGCTCTTCGAGGTGCTCGGCTGAGGAGTTGGCGGGAATGCGGCACAAGCGGCCGCCGCGGGCGTCCTGGACCGCGCAGCCGAGGGCGGCCCGGATCTCGGGGGCCGAGGTTCACCATTGCGGCCCGAGCTCACACACGTTTCCACGTATCCCTGTGGACACAGCTGTGGACAGAGGCTCGCGGTGGATGTCCATGAATCATTTCGCAGTGACTGTCTGCAAAAAGACACCGCTGTAATTCATCCCCAGGTGTGGACGGAGCTGTGGACAGCCGGGTGTTTGCACTGGAAATCAGGCATTTCGAGTATCAGTACTGATACACAACCGTCACCTCGCGGGCCTCGCGCGGTGCGACGACCGAGCTCTGGACGAAGCTCCCGCCCGTCGAAAACCGACGGGCGGGAGTGCAAGGTTCAACGACTCTCTCAGCGCCAACGCATGAGCATGAACAGGCCGACCAGCATGGACCCCAGTCCGATGACCAAGTTCCACCAGTTCAACCCGGGGATCGGGTACTGGGCCTGCGAGATGTAGTAGACCAGCACCCACACGAGTCCGAGCAGCAGGAAGGTCAGGAAGACCGGCGCCCACCACTGGGGAGAGGGCGGGATTCCATCGGTCCAGGAATGGATCTCGGTGTCCTCGTGGGCAACCTCGCCGTTCTTCCGGCGCTTCTTCGACTCGGGCACGTCGGTCCTTCCGTTCTCTTGAGCCGCGGACACAAGCCGGGCCTGGTGCCGCAGGCGGCGACACTGGGCCTAGCCTAGTCTCGGAGCCACGACAGTCAACAATGCCCACCCGGGGTGCGCGATCCGCAGCGCACCGGGAGCGGCTGATGCACGGAATCGAGGGAAGCATGGACCGCTCCGATGGCGCCGCCGAGGCCCCTGACGACGCGCTGGCGCCTGCCGCCGGCGACCTTGCCTCCGAGGAGACCGTCCCTCTTTTGCCACCGCCCGAGGACGAGGACGAGAGCCGGCCGGCCGAGGAGGAGAACTCGCCGGAGGAAGCCGACGGTGGCGAGGCCACGCGGCCCGAGGACGAGGGCGGCGCGCCCGCGGATGAGGTTGGCGCGCCCGCGATCGAGACCGGACTTTCCACACAGGAACCCGAGGTCCTTGAGGAGCAGGCCGCTGCGGCCTCGCCAATGGAGACCGGTGACGCGGACGGCGACCTCTCGGAGGCTGCGAAGGCCCTGGACCTTCCGCCCACACAGGTGCCGGCGGAAGAACCCCGAAAGGAGCCGGCGCAGCAGCGGCCGGCGGGGCCGCGAGCTCCGGAAGAACAGAAGGAACCGGATGACTCCGACCAGGCCGGCGCCCCATCCACCGCGCCCTCCGACCCCGCGCCCACACCGCTCGCCCGATTCTCGCGCCTGCGCTCCTGGCTGTCCGTCTTCGTCGTCACCTTGGCCTCCGGGCTGCTCTTCCAGGTCTCAGCGGCGACCACCCAGACCGGCGACACCGACTCCGACCTGGTCGGCCTGGTCAGACAGCGGCAGGAAGACGTCGCCTCACTGCAGTCCGCCCGTGACGACATCGCCGCGCAGGCGGACGCCCTCGTCAATGCGACGGCACCAGGAACCTCACACGCCCCCGTCGACGAAGCCGCCGCCGCCCTCAACGGCCCCGTCTCCGGCCCGGGGGTGGTGGTCACCCTGACCGACGCACCCCCCGGCGAGATCCCCGAGGGACTCACCGCCAACGACCTGGTCATCCACCAGCAGGACATCGAAGACGTCATGAACGCCCTGTGGGAAGGCGGCGCCGAAGCGATGACAGTGCAGGGTGAACGGATCTCCTCACGCACCGTGGTGCGATGCATCGGCAATGTCATCCTGGTCGGCGGCACCTCCTACGCCCCGCCCTACGAGATCGCGGCCATCGGCGACGCGGACACGCTGGTCGCCACGGTCGAAGCCAACCCACGTGTGGTGAACTACCGGAAGTATGTGGCACTCTACGGACTGGGTTGGAACATGGAGACCAGAGACAGGATCTCCATGCCCGGTACGTCCCAGGACGCCGTCCTGACGTATGCGAAGGTGGTGGAGTGAAGTGGCAAGTCACGTGAGACGCCGCGGGTCCAAGACCCGCAGGCCCCGCACCGCCGCGACGCTCGTCCTCGACGTCATCGGCATCTTCGGCGAATTGCTCATCACCGTGGCGGTGGTCCTGGGCCTGTTCGCCTTCTGGCAGGCCTTCTGGACCACCTACGAAGTCCAGGACACGTTGAACCAGCGTGCCGCGTCCTTCACCGTCGCCCACGCGCCGGCTTCGACCGGGGCGGGGACGGACCTGACCACCGACCCGCCGGACTTCTCCCAGAGCCTTTCCGAGGGCGAGGACTTCGCCGTCATCCACGTTCCCTCGTGGAACTGGCTGCGCGCCCCCATCGCCGAGGGCACCACCTTGGACGTGCTCAACACGGGTGCGGCCGGGCATTACCCGACCACCGGAAAACCCGGCGCCATCGGCAACTTCGCCGTGGCCGGACACCGGCGCACCTACGGCGAAATCTTCCAGCGCGTCGAGGAATTCAAAGCCGGTGACAAGGTGGTCGTCGAATTGGCCGACCACTACCTGACCTACTCCGTGGCCTCGTGGGAGATCGTCGACGCCTACGACCAGACGAATGTGCGCGTCATCGCGCCCGTGCCAGGAGATGCGACCTTCACCCAGGTCCCGAAGAAACGCATGATGACGATGACCACCTGCCACCCGGACTGGGGCATCGCCGAACGCTACATCATCCACCTGGACTGGGAGTCCTGGACCCCCAAGTCGGCCGGAGTGCCCAAGGCCCTGGTCGGCGAACCCGACCTGCAGGTGCGCGCCCCCGAGGGTCAGTGAGAGGAGCCCGACGTGTATTCATGGATCTTCCGGCACCTGCCCGGTCCCGTGTGGCTCAAGGTCATCGAAGCGCTGATCATCATTGCCGGCATCGTGTACGCCCTGTTCACGTGGACCTTCCCGTGGGCGCAGGAGTACTTCCACATCGGTGACACGAACGTCGGTTGACCGCGACAAGGGCGGTCGACCGCAACCGTGGTTCCCGACCGCCACAACGCCAGTGGACCACGA
This genomic interval carries:
- a CDS encoding peptidylprolyl isomerase yields the protein METTIHTSKGDIRIELFPEHAPYTVKNFVDLALGQREWTDPASGQKTSRPLYDGVIFHRVIPGFMIQGGDPLGTGTGGPGYTFNDEIHPDLAFDQPYLLAMANASKRMGKGTNGSQFFITVAPTPWLQGNHTIFGRVVDEDSKRVVDAIVSVPTGRNDRPVQDVTISSVDVTE
- a CDS encoding rhomboid family intramembrane serine protease gives rise to the protein MCIDCVVRTEVRSLCVDCAGTVRRARRSATRGPIVTYVMMGLCALVFLVDLVSPAVFQAMAFTPQVGQVEPWRFLTTAFLHGGLMHIFFNMLSLYWVGRALEEAMGAWRFALLYVLSAVGGSLAVLVWVLFAPATWTQVTVGASGAVFGLYAAVFVLQRKAGVDTRSVLVLLGVNLVYGFMVPNVSWQAHLGGMVVGALVTWGLVALARPRPGVTAKAQDMRSVATGVAMAVALAGLVLLTYRVLFEVLG
- a CDS encoding cell division protein CrgA, giving the protein MPESKKRRKNGEVAHEDTEIHSWTDGIPPSPQWWAPVFLTFLLLGLVWVLVYYISQAQYPIPGLNWWNLVIGLGSMLVGLFMLMRWR
- a CDS encoding DUF881 domain-containing protein; translation: MHGIEGSMDRSDGAAEAPDDALAPAAGDLASEETVPLLPPPEDEDESRPAEEENSPEEADGGEATRPEDEGGAPADEVGAPAIETGLSTQEPEVLEEQAAAASPMETGDADGDLSEAAKALDLPPTQVPAEEPRKEPAQQRPAGPRAPEEQKEPDDSDQAGAPSTAPSDPAPTPLARFSRLRSWLSVFVVTLASGLLFQVSAATTQTGDTDSDLVGLVRQRQEDVASLQSARDDIAAQADALVNATAPGTSHAPVDEAAAALNGPVSGPGVVVTLTDAPPGEIPEGLTANDLVIHQQDIEDVMNALWEGGAEAMTVQGERISSRTVVRCIGNVILVGGTSYAPPYEIAAIGDADTLVATVEANPRVVNYRKYVALYGLGWNMETRDRISMPGTSQDAVLTYAKVVE
- a CDS encoding class E sortase, whose protein sequence is MRRRGSKTRRPRTAATLVLDVIGIFGELLITVAVVLGLFAFWQAFWTTYEVQDTLNQRAASFTVAHAPASTGAGTDLTTDPPDFSQSLSEGEDFAVIHVPSWNWLRAPIAEGTTLDVLNTGAAGHYPTTGKPGAIGNFAVAGHRRTYGEIFQRVEEFKAGDKVVVELADHYLTYSVASWEIVDAYDQTNVRVIAPVPGDATFTQVPKKRMMTMTTCHPDWGIAERYIIHLDWESWTPKSAGVPKALVGEPDLQVRAPEGQ